One window of Vespula pensylvanica isolate Volc-1 chromosome 17, ASM1446617v1, whole genome shotgun sequence genomic DNA carries:
- the LOC122635181 gene encoding uncharacterized protein LOC122635181 isoform X3, producing the protein MECSEADNEAASSNAVDSDGSVSWEDFFGTSTDLVPQLLGMFDELARRGNGYEDHQVVLSASCNIPAALQKRLSLVPHSQRGSIFGQLCGEATKKGSGDSGVVTVSEASCRIGNVTNGQRRDSAEGDTSSYRPRYCDPHRNPVERVLLEIVDTEAIYVEHLRQVIQGYLIFWRDDPTSFVHQLQLSDLFSNIEDIFKFNREFLKEIEKCAFDPVCVANTFIKHNSGFKVYTEYCTNYPRTVSVLTDLMGQEETAKAFRERQAALDHALPLGSFLLKPVQRILKYHLLLENLSKEYGAGCDARENEAEGRSAIEGALAAMTGIAKHINAMKRRHEHAVRVQEIQSLLYGWSGPDLTTSGELIAEGRFRMRGAKAPRHAFLFDRMLLLTKKKEDGLLVYKAHIMCSNLMLIESIPGEPLSFHVIPFDNPRLQYTLQARNLEQKREWTLQIKRVILENYNAVIPSHARQLFLQLGQTQHEDDSPTDKSSAKKLYSAPPEYLEKRKQERERRRSETGIRHKFKKSTRKSESPAIATEDSPASLRKNPNNETEMHDSRDQNLNRCSDGRTLKVKDRFTGWRRKSEPGFQSYVSLNQSDEDQKEETTADNMETTLVESDRTINTSNEENKPTNSQQVETKENNEQQTATTTTPAVAQTVEEIVGHILMQNQEFQKLLEKQRTSSSINVRQQQRFNKRISADTSDESDCENANYVGGTSNNRVRASHRETQRLVRTNNAWNSLSSASTRDTPQPALRLLYDNLKSSDGKTSVHETLNTKNNVNRVHEKRALFEAFKRQSIVTESKIIKTALRIRENSTSANEDSNDTSIRGNNDQDYSEKANEVQPSPERKDKANDINQQDIIKEADESKGFGNYDNLQHVWEGLQEEQDVNGSDSPTRPAVWLTKLCEGLPTSPQKCGSLPRSFQINPNSQLSVTKSRFLQRDGKPMTERPFTIASDKPAEINLEDMERYASSCQPEGRIAKFPTSVSTSTSTFFCSLDDTLTDAYSEIHMVSPTTTNIHPDHKIYRATNGSTRFKNVLSKAGSRLQGLRNTLSTETLECSEEIERTKYFRSLSNGKSKRKGKSKHSRESSSDVEELVGCVPAAGPTDYRIPSLYYKQGSSSLGARIAQSDYADPTVLFAENKRNGSNEETRKIDENAKENERDKEEEDEEDEEGSSSRETNRRESETDSFYERSFEIIENYVDVDGEEVFRDSAIFSDADDVLLMRTDIGGGGEGGGGATTSAGNKQKVAPPVPAKKKLECSSVSTTVSSIVQESNIVGKPYVAQKPDYLKIKSIFLRAQSSSSSSSSSSSSSSSNNSNSSSSPEGKISSIRSSFVKRDVDRKCMTNDVALNEGSGDTGNDDKDDVSAGQSQAGWVKKIVCQLQGHVET; encoded by the exons GTACGAGTACAGACCTGGTGCCACAATTATTGGGCATGTTCGACGAGCTGGCACGTCGTGGAAACGGTTACGAGGATCACCAAGTAGTCCTCTCAGCGTCTTGTAATATACCAGCGGCTTTGCAGAAACGATTGAGTTTGGTACCGCACTCACAACGAGGTTCCATATTCGGTCAGCTTTGTGGGGAGGCTACGAAGAAAG GTTCAGGCGATAGCGGAGTAGTCACCGTATCCGAAGCCAGCTGTCGTATTGGTAATGTTACCAATGGTCAAAGAAGGGACAGTGCTGAAGGGGACACTTCCTCCTATCGACCACGTTATTGCGATCCACATCGTAATCCCGTGGAAAGAGTATTGCTTGAGATTGTTGATACCGAAGCTATATATGTTGAACACTTGCGACAAGTTATACAG gGCTATCTCATATTTTGGAGAGACGATCCCACATCGTTCGTACATCAGCTACAACTGAGCGACTTGTTCAGCAACATCGAGGACATTTTCAAGTTCAACAG AGAATTCCtaaaagaaatcgagaaaTGTGCTTTTGATCCAGTTTGCGTGGCTAACACTTTCATCAAGCATAATTCAGGATTTAAGGTCTATACCGAATACTGCACGAATTATCCCAG aacTGTCTCTGTATTAACCGACTTGATGGGACAAGAGGAAACGGCCAAAGCGTTTAGAGAAAGACAGGCAGCTTTAGATCACGCGTTACCTCTGGGATCATTTTTGTTGAAGCCTGTTCAAAGGATTCTCAAGTATCACTTGTTGCTAgag AATTTATCGAAAGAGTATGGGGCAGGTTGTGACGCAAGAGAAAACGAGGCAGAAGGAAGAAGTGCAATCGAGGGTGCACTTGCAGCGATGACTGGCATCGCAAAACATATTAACGCGATGAAGAGAAGACACGAGCACGCAGTAAGAGTTCAAGAGATTCAATCGCTTCTTTATGGATGGTCCGGACCGGATTTAACTACCAGTGGTGAACTTATAGCTGAAGGTCGCTTCAGAATGAGAGGAGCAAAAGCACCGAGACACGCTTTTCTCTTCGACAGGATGTTACTTCTTaccaagaaaaaggaagatggtTTATTGGTCTACAAGGCTCATATCATG TGTTCCAATCTGATGCTGATCGAAAGCATCCCAGGAGAACCACTAAGCTTTCATGTGATACCCTTTGATAATCCAAGGTTGCAATATACATTGcag gCACGCAACCTGGAGCAAAAGAGGGAATGGACCttgcaaataaaaagagtaatcCTTGAGAATTACAACGCTGTTATACCTTCTCACGCCAGGCAGCTGTTTCTACAACTTGGTCAGACTCAACACGAAG ACGATTCTCCGACCGACAAAAGCTCGGCGAAAAAGTTATACTCGGCGCCGCCGGAATATTTAGAGAAACgtaagcaagaaagagaaagaagaagatcagAAACTGGTATAAGGCATAAGTTCAAAAAGAGTACAAGAAAATCTGAATCACCTGCTATCGCTAccgag GACTCACCGGCATCGTTAAGGAAAAATCCTAATAACGAGACTGAAATGCACGACTCGAGAGATCAGAATCTTAACAGGTGTTCCGACGGACGTACTCTCAAAGTaaag GATCGTTTCACCGGTTGGAGAAGAAAATCAGAGCCAGGATTTCAATCTTACGTTTCGTTGAATCAATCGGACGAGGATCAGAAAGAGGAGACGACGGCTGATAATATGGAAACGACTTTGGTTGAATCAGATCGTACGATCAATACCAGCAACGAGGAGAACAAGCCAACAAATTCTCAACAAGTTGAAACCAAAGAGAACAACGAACAACAGACTGCAACTACTACTACACCAGCAGTGGCCCAAACGGTTGAAGAAATAGTTGGTCATATCTTAATGCAGAATCAGGAGTTCCAAAAGTTGTTGGAAAAACAAAGAACGAGTAGTAGTATAAACGTGAGACAACAGCAAAGATTCAACAAGAGAATATCAGCTGACACTTCGGATGAAAGCGATTGTGAGAACGCTAATTACGTTGGTGGAACGTCGAACAATCGTGTCCGTGCGTCTCATCGTGAAACCCAGAGATTGGTGAGAACGAACAACGCATGGAACTCATTGTCCTCTGCTAGTACACGTGACACACCACAGCCAGCTCTAAGGTTGCTCtatgataatttaaaatcatCGGATGGTAAGACAAGCGTACACGAGACATTGAATACAAAGAACAATGTAAATCGTGTACACGAAAAGAGAGCTCTTTTCGAAGCTTTCAAAAGACAAAGTATCGTGACTGAGAGTAAGATAATAAAGACGGCTTTGAGGATCAGAGAGAACTCTACATCTGCCAACGAGGATTCAAACGATACTAGTATACGTGGTAATAACGATCAGGATTATTCGGAGAAGGCTAACGAAGTTCAACCGAGTCCCGAACGAAAGGACAAGGCCAATGATATCAATCAACAGGATATCATCAAAGAAGCTGACGAATCAAAAGGTTTCGGTAACTACGATAATCTCCAACATGTTTGGGAAGGTCTTCAAGAGGAACAAGACGTTAATGGAAGTGACAGTCCAACAAGGCCGGCCGTTTGGTTGACCAAACTCTGCGAAGGTTTACCAACTTCACCGCAAAAGTGTGGTTCCTTGCCTCGTAGCTTTCAGATCAATCCAAACTCGCAACTTAGCGTTACCAAATCTCGATTTCTTCAAAGAGATGGTAAACCAATGACCGAGAGACCTTTCACTATAGCCTCGGACAAGCCCGCCGAGATAAATCTCGAGGATATGGAAAGATACGCTTCGAGTTGTCAGCCCGAAGGTAGGATTGCCAAGTTCCCAACCTCGGTCTCTACTTCAACATCTACGTTTTTCTGTTCGCTCGATGACACTCTGACAGACGCGTATTCCGAAATTCACATGGTCTCACCTACTACGACCAACATTCATCCCGATCACAAAATCTATCGAGCTACTAACGGTAGTACGAGGTTCAAGAACGTATTGTCGAAGGCTGGTAGTCGTTTGCAAGGTCTCAGGAATACTCTCAGCACCGAAACTCTGGAATGTAgcgaagaaatagaaagaactaAATACTTTCGTTCGTTGAGCAATGgaaaatcaaagagaaaggGCAAATCCAAACATTCTAGAGAAAGTTCTTCGGACGTGGAGGAACTGGTTGGTTGTGTACCAGCTGCTGGACCAACCGATTATAGGATACCATCATTGTATTATAAACAAGGAAGTTCTAGTTTGGGTGCACGTATAGCACAGTCCGATTACGCAGACCCTACTGTCCTCTTTGCTGAAAACAAACGCAATGGTAGTAACGAGGAGACGAGAAAAATAGACGAGaacgcgaaagaaaatgaaagggataaggaagaagaggatgaggaagacGAGGAGGGATCATCTTCCAGAGAAACTAATCGTCGTGAAAGCGAGACCGACAGTTTCTACGAGAGATCGTTCGAAATTATTGAGAATTATGTTGACGTTGATGGCGAGGAAGTTTTTAGGGACAGTGCAATATTCAGTGACGCTGATGACGTTCTTCTAATGCGTACAGATATTGGTGGAGGAGgggaaggaggaggtggagctACTACGTCAGCTggtaataaacaaaaagtcGCACCTCCGGTTcctgcgaaaaaaaaattagaatgttCATCAGTGTCAACTACTGTATCGAGTATCGTGCAAGAAAGTAATATAGTTGGCAAGCCTTATGTAGCACAGAAACCTGATTACCTAAAGATAAAGTCGATCTTCTTGAGAGCacagagtagtagtagtagtagcagcagtagtagtagtagtagtagtagtaataatagtaatagtagtagtagtccaGAAggtaaaatttcttcgattagGTCGTCCTTTGTAAAAAGAGACGTTGACAGAAAGTGTATGACGAATGATGTTGCATTGAATGAAGGATCCGGCGATACTGGTAACGATGATAAGGATGATGTATCAGCTGGACAGAGTCAGGCTGGTTGGGTTAAGAAAATAGTTTGTCAATTGCAAGGACATGTTGagacataa
- the LOC122635181 gene encoding uncharacterized protein LOC122635181 isoform X1 encodes MECSEADNEAASSNAVDSDGSVSWEDFFGTSTDLVPQLLGMFDELARRGNGYEDHQVVLSASCNIPAALQKRLSLVPHSQRGSIFGQLCGEATKKGSSCNSGSNSNSNNSHRDKSVEMCERTEDTDTTSTIDVVVTQHGVDNNNDNDNNNDDDNNNNNNNNNDDADDDDDDDDDDEDEDEEDDEEEEEEERERERERREVVKVEKENDGNRLSINVIVQDDKKNSYVQETNSKNANGGTLTQLRYKRRCRSGRPLSGSSIASSTSSSGCSNQGNPSSATNPYLASVESLADTCASSQGSGDSGVVTVSEASCRIGNVTNGQRRDSAEGDTSSYRPRYCDPHRNPVERVLLEIVDTEAIYVEHLRQVIQGYLIFWRDDPTSFVHQLQLSDLFSNIEDIFKFNREFLKEIEKCAFDPVCVANTFIKHNSGFKVYTEYCTNYPRTVSVLTDLMGQEETAKAFRERQAALDHALPLGSFLLKPVQRILKYHLLLENLSKEYGAGCDARENEAEGRSAIEGALAAMTGIAKHINAMKRRHEHAVRVQEIQSLLYGWSGPDLTTSGELIAEGRFRMRGAKAPRHAFLFDRMLLLTKKKEDGLLVYKAHIMCSNLMLIESIPGEPLSFHVIPFDNPRLQYTLQARNLEQKREWTLQIKRVILENYNAVIPSHARQLFLQLGQTQHEDDSPTDKSSAKKLYSAPPEYLEKRKQERERRRSETGIRHKFKKSTRKSESPAIATEDSPASLRKNPNNETEMHDSRDQNLNRCSDGRTLKVKDRFTGWRRKSEPGFQSYVSLNQSDEDQKEETTADNMETTLVESDRTINTSNEENKPTNSQQVETKENNEQQTATTTTPAVAQTVEEIVGHILMQNQEFQKLLEKQRTSSSINVRQQQRFNKRISADTSDESDCENANYVGGTSNNRVRASHRETQRLVRTNNAWNSLSSASTRDTPQPALRLLYDNLKSSDGKTSVHETLNTKNNVNRVHEKRALFEAFKRQSIVTESKIIKTALRIRENSTSANEDSNDTSIRGNNDQDYSEKANEVQPSPERKDKANDINQQDIIKEADESKGFGNYDNLQHVWEGLQEEQDVNGSDSPTRPAVWLTKLCEGLPTSPQKCGSLPRSFQINPNSQLSVTKSRFLQRDGKPMTERPFTIASDKPAEINLEDMERYASSCQPEGRIAKFPTSVSTSTSTFFCSLDDTLTDAYSEIHMVSPTTTNIHPDHKIYRATNGSTRFKNVLSKAGSRLQGLRNTLSTETLECSEEIERTKYFRSLSNGKSKRKGKSKHSRESSSDVEELVGCVPAAGPTDYRIPSLYYKQGSSSLGARIAQSDYADPTVLFAENKRNGSNEETRKIDENAKENERDKEEEDEEDEEGSSSRETNRRESETDSFYERSFEIIENYVDVDGEEVFRDSAIFSDADDVLLMRTDIGGGGEGGGGATTSAGNKQKVAPPVPAKKKLECSSVSTTVSSIVQESNIVGKPYVAQKPDYLKIKSIFLRAQSSSSSSSSSSSSSSSNNSNSSSSPEGKISSIRSSFVKRDVDRKCMTNDVALNEGSGDTGNDDKDDVSAGQSQAGWVKKIVCQLQGHVET; translated from the exons GTACGAGTACAGACCTGGTGCCACAATTATTGGGCATGTTCGACGAGCTGGCACGTCGTGGAAACGGTTACGAGGATCACCAAGTAGTCCTCTCAGCGTCTTGTAATATACCAGCGGCTTTGCAGAAACGATTGAGTTTGGTACCGCACTCACAACGAGGTTCCATATTCGGTCAGCTTTGTGGGGAGGCTACGAAGAAAGGTAGTAGCTGTAATAGcggtagtaatagtaatagtaataatagtcaTCGGGATAAGAGCGTGGAGATGTGTGAGAGAACGGAAGATACGGATACGACAAGTACGATAGATGTTGTGGTAACTCAACATGGTGttgacaacaacaacgacaacgacaacaacaacgacgacgataacaacaacaacaacaacaacaacaacgacgacgccgacgatgacgacgacgacgacgacgacgacgaggacgaggacgaagaggacgacgaggaggaggaagaggaggagagagagagagaaagagaaaggagggaggtggtcaaagtagaaaaagaaaatgatggaaATAGATTGTCGATCAACGTTATCGTGCAAGACGATAAGAAGAATTCTTATGTACAAGAAACAAACAGCAAGAACGCCAATGGAGGAACGCTTACTCAGCTTAGGTATAAAAGAAGATGTAGAAGTGGAAGACCATTGTCTGGTAGTTCGATAGCCTCTAGTACATCGTCGAGTGGCTGTAGCAATCAGGGAAATCCATCGTCTGCGACTAATCCATATTTGGCTTCTGTCGAATCATTAGCTGATACCTGTGCCAGTTCTCAAG GTTCAGGCGATAGCGGAGTAGTCACCGTATCCGAAGCCAGCTGTCGTATTGGTAATGTTACCAATGGTCAAAGAAGGGACAGTGCTGAAGGGGACACTTCCTCCTATCGACCACGTTATTGCGATCCACATCGTAATCCCGTGGAAAGAGTATTGCTTGAGATTGTTGATACCGAAGCTATATATGTTGAACACTTGCGACAAGTTATACAG gGCTATCTCATATTTTGGAGAGACGATCCCACATCGTTCGTACATCAGCTACAACTGAGCGACTTGTTCAGCAACATCGAGGACATTTTCAAGTTCAACAG AGAATTCCtaaaagaaatcgagaaaTGTGCTTTTGATCCAGTTTGCGTGGCTAACACTTTCATCAAGCATAATTCAGGATTTAAGGTCTATACCGAATACTGCACGAATTATCCCAG aacTGTCTCTGTATTAACCGACTTGATGGGACAAGAGGAAACGGCCAAAGCGTTTAGAGAAAGACAGGCAGCTTTAGATCACGCGTTACCTCTGGGATCATTTTTGTTGAAGCCTGTTCAAAGGATTCTCAAGTATCACTTGTTGCTAgag AATTTATCGAAAGAGTATGGGGCAGGTTGTGACGCAAGAGAAAACGAGGCAGAAGGAAGAAGTGCAATCGAGGGTGCACTTGCAGCGATGACTGGCATCGCAAAACATATTAACGCGATGAAGAGAAGACACGAGCACGCAGTAAGAGTTCAAGAGATTCAATCGCTTCTTTATGGATGGTCCGGACCGGATTTAACTACCAGTGGTGAACTTATAGCTGAAGGTCGCTTCAGAATGAGAGGAGCAAAAGCACCGAGACACGCTTTTCTCTTCGACAGGATGTTACTTCTTaccaagaaaaaggaagatggtTTATTGGTCTACAAGGCTCATATCATG TGTTCCAATCTGATGCTGATCGAAAGCATCCCAGGAGAACCACTAAGCTTTCATGTGATACCCTTTGATAATCCAAGGTTGCAATATACATTGcag gCACGCAACCTGGAGCAAAAGAGGGAATGGACCttgcaaataaaaagagtaatcCTTGAGAATTACAACGCTGTTATACCTTCTCACGCCAGGCAGCTGTTTCTACAACTTGGTCAGACTCAACACGAAG ACGATTCTCCGACCGACAAAAGCTCGGCGAAAAAGTTATACTCGGCGCCGCCGGAATATTTAGAGAAACgtaagcaagaaagagaaagaagaagatcagAAACTGGTATAAGGCATAAGTTCAAAAAGAGTACAAGAAAATCTGAATCACCTGCTATCGCTAccgag GACTCACCGGCATCGTTAAGGAAAAATCCTAATAACGAGACTGAAATGCACGACTCGAGAGATCAGAATCTTAACAGGTGTTCCGACGGACGTACTCTCAAAGTaaag GATCGTTTCACCGGTTGGAGAAGAAAATCAGAGCCAGGATTTCAATCTTACGTTTCGTTGAATCAATCGGACGAGGATCAGAAAGAGGAGACGACGGCTGATAATATGGAAACGACTTTGGTTGAATCAGATCGTACGATCAATACCAGCAACGAGGAGAACAAGCCAACAAATTCTCAACAAGTTGAAACCAAAGAGAACAACGAACAACAGACTGCAACTACTACTACACCAGCAGTGGCCCAAACGGTTGAAGAAATAGTTGGTCATATCTTAATGCAGAATCAGGAGTTCCAAAAGTTGTTGGAAAAACAAAGAACGAGTAGTAGTATAAACGTGAGACAACAGCAAAGATTCAACAAGAGAATATCAGCTGACACTTCGGATGAAAGCGATTGTGAGAACGCTAATTACGTTGGTGGAACGTCGAACAATCGTGTCCGTGCGTCTCATCGTGAAACCCAGAGATTGGTGAGAACGAACAACGCATGGAACTCATTGTCCTCTGCTAGTACACGTGACACACCACAGCCAGCTCTAAGGTTGCTCtatgataatttaaaatcatCGGATGGTAAGACAAGCGTACACGAGACATTGAATACAAAGAACAATGTAAATCGTGTACACGAAAAGAGAGCTCTTTTCGAAGCTTTCAAAAGACAAAGTATCGTGACTGAGAGTAAGATAATAAAGACGGCTTTGAGGATCAGAGAGAACTCTACATCTGCCAACGAGGATTCAAACGATACTAGTATACGTGGTAATAACGATCAGGATTATTCGGAGAAGGCTAACGAAGTTCAACCGAGTCCCGAACGAAAGGACAAGGCCAATGATATCAATCAACAGGATATCATCAAAGAAGCTGACGAATCAAAAGGTTTCGGTAACTACGATAATCTCCAACATGTTTGGGAAGGTCTTCAAGAGGAACAAGACGTTAATGGAAGTGACAGTCCAACAAGGCCGGCCGTTTGGTTGACCAAACTCTGCGAAGGTTTACCAACTTCACCGCAAAAGTGTGGTTCCTTGCCTCGTAGCTTTCAGATCAATCCAAACTCGCAACTTAGCGTTACCAAATCTCGATTTCTTCAAAGAGATGGTAAACCAATGACCGAGAGACCTTTCACTATAGCCTCGGACAAGCCCGCCGAGATAAATCTCGAGGATATGGAAAGATACGCTTCGAGTTGTCAGCCCGAAGGTAGGATTGCCAAGTTCCCAACCTCGGTCTCTACTTCAACATCTACGTTTTTCTGTTCGCTCGATGACACTCTGACAGACGCGTATTCCGAAATTCACATGGTCTCACCTACTACGACCAACATTCATCCCGATCACAAAATCTATCGAGCTACTAACGGTAGTACGAGGTTCAAGAACGTATTGTCGAAGGCTGGTAGTCGTTTGCAAGGTCTCAGGAATACTCTCAGCACCGAAACTCTGGAATGTAgcgaagaaatagaaagaactaAATACTTTCGTTCGTTGAGCAATGgaaaatcaaagagaaaggGCAAATCCAAACATTCTAGAGAAAGTTCTTCGGACGTGGAGGAACTGGTTGGTTGTGTACCAGCTGCTGGACCAACCGATTATAGGATACCATCATTGTATTATAAACAAGGAAGTTCTAGTTTGGGTGCACGTATAGCACAGTCCGATTACGCAGACCCTACTGTCCTCTTTGCTGAAAACAAACGCAATGGTAGTAACGAGGAGACGAGAAAAATAGACGAGaacgcgaaagaaaatgaaagggataaggaagaagaggatgaggaagacGAGGAGGGATCATCTTCCAGAGAAACTAATCGTCGTGAAAGCGAGACCGACAGTTTCTACGAGAGATCGTTCGAAATTATTGAGAATTATGTTGACGTTGATGGCGAGGAAGTTTTTAGGGACAGTGCAATATTCAGTGACGCTGATGACGTTCTTCTAATGCGTACAGATATTGGTGGAGGAGgggaaggaggaggtggagctACTACGTCAGCTggtaataaacaaaaagtcGCACCTCCGGTTcctgcgaaaaaaaaattagaatgttCATCAGTGTCAACTACTGTATCGAGTATCGTGCAAGAAAGTAATATAGTTGGCAAGCCTTATGTAGCACAGAAACCTGATTACCTAAAGATAAAGTCGATCTTCTTGAGAGCacagagtagtagtagtagtagcagcagtagtagtagtagtagtagtagtaataatagtaatagtagtagtagtccaGAAggtaaaatttcttcgattagGTCGTCCTTTGTAAAAAGAGACGTTGACAGAAAGTGTATGACGAATGATGTTGCATTGAATGAAGGATCCGGCGATACTGGTAACGATGATAAGGATGATGTATCAGCTGGACAGAGTCAGGCTGGTTGGGTTAAGAAAATAGTTTGTCAATTGCAAGGACATGTTGagacataa